From a single Budorcas taxicolor isolate Tak-1 chromosome X, Takin1.1, whole genome shotgun sequence genomic region:
- the LOC128070123 gene encoding transcription elongation factor A N-terminal and central domain-containing protein-like isoform X1, with protein MDLEIIILSNWQRARCIYDGAAPGKCKLENMESPFFLAALTMSDKSQIAARVSLIEQLMSQRNFEDLGHHLTVLETLHVTPEHLQETGVVRAVYRVLKNCPTAALKQKAKRLLSEWKALYKDTLCKPEGSPKRFPLGGSQEENRGLPSDPNQEEEVRGGSRYNSLFTSQDVAGAVETIVPEDSCGGADPKAVPLSTRDPQSTNLAASGQPDPIVPVRARCTELLYEALTASSPGQPRAHLWPNLAQEIEAHVFALHPKNLQKYKTCIRSKVANLRNPRNSHLQQNLLSGTMSPREFAEMTAMEMASQELKQLRASYTKSALREHYLPQVVEGTPTRKIKCERCEKFNCQVTVIPRGTLFLPSWVRNPGPDEEMMTYVICNECGEQWYHSKWVCL; from the exons atggacctagagattatcatactaa GTAACTGGCAGAGAGCACGGTGCATTTATGACGGAGCTGCGCCCGGCAAATGCAAGCTTGAGAACATGGAAAGCCCTTTTTTCTTGGCAGCTCTAACCATGTCTGACAAGAGCCAGATAGCGGCCAGAGTTTCCCTTATTGAGCAGCTGATGTCTCAAAGGAATTTTGAGGATCTCGGCCATCACCTCACTGTGCTGGAAACTCTGCATGTGACTCCAGAGCACCTTCAGGAGACGGGGGTGGTCAGGGCGGTGTACAGAGTCCTCAAAAACTGCCCCACGGCGGCTCTGAAGCAGAAAGCCAAGCGTCTGCTGTCAGAATGGAAAGCGCTGTATAAGGATACTCTCTGCAAGCCAGAGGGCAGCCCTAAACGATTTCCTCTGGGTGGAAGTCAAGAAGAAAATCGAGGACTTCCTTCTGACCCAAATCAGGAGGAGGAGGTACGGGGTGGCTCCAGGTATAATTCTCTGTTCACATCCCAAGATGTGGCGGGAGCTGTTGAAACAATCGTGCCGGAAGATAGCTGTGGCGGAGCAGATCCTAAGGCAGTGCCTCTGAGCACCCGGGACCCTCAATCCACCAACCTGGCAGCGAGTGGGCAGCCGGACCCCATAGTGCCCGTGAGAGCCAGATGCACAGAGCTGCTGTACGAAGCTCTAACTGCCTCCTCCCCAGGCCAGCCCAGAGCCCACCTGTGGCCCAACTTGGCACAAGAAATCGAAGCACACGTTTTTGCCCTTCACCCCAAGAACCtccaaaaatacaaaacatgCATCCGCAGCAAAGTGGCCAATCTAAGGAACCCCCGCAATTCTCACTTACAGCAGAACTTGCTCTCTGGGACCATGTCTCCGAGGGAATTTGCTGAAATGACCGCCATGGAGATGGCCAGCCAGGAACTGAAGCAGTTGAGGGCCTCCTACACGAAATCTGCCTTACGGGAACATTACCTGCCCCAAGTGGTGGAGGGCACGCCGACGAGGAAAATAAAGTGTGAGCGCTGTGAGAAATTCAACTGCCAGGTCACTGTGATCCCCAGAGGGACACTCTTCCTTCCAAGTTGGGTGCGGAATCCAGGCCCAGATGAAGAAATGATGACCTATGTCATCTGCAATGAATGTGGGGAGCAGTGGTATCATAGCAAGTGGGTGTGCTTATGa
- the LOC128070123 gene encoding transcription elongation factor A N-terminal and central domain-containing protein-like isoform X2, with translation MESPFFLAALTMSDKSQIAARVSLIEQLMSQRNFEDLGHHLTVLETLHVTPEHLQETGVVRAVYRVLKNCPTAALKQKAKRLLSEWKALYKDTLCKPEGSPKRFPLGGSQEENRGLPSDPNQEEEVRGGSRYNSLFTSQDVAGAVETIVPEDSCGGADPKAVPLSTRDPQSTNLAASGQPDPIVPVRARCTELLYEALTASSPGQPRAHLWPNLAQEIEAHVFALHPKNLQKYKTCIRSKVANLRNPRNSHLQQNLLSGTMSPREFAEMTAMEMASQELKQLRASYTKSALREHYLPQVVEGTPTRKIKCERCEKFNCQVTVIPRGTLFLPSWVRNPGPDEEMMTYVICNECGEQWYHSKWVCL, from the coding sequence ATGGAAAGCCCTTTTTTCTTGGCAGCTCTAACCATGTCTGACAAGAGCCAGATAGCGGCCAGAGTTTCCCTTATTGAGCAGCTGATGTCTCAAAGGAATTTTGAGGATCTCGGCCATCACCTCACTGTGCTGGAAACTCTGCATGTGACTCCAGAGCACCTTCAGGAGACGGGGGTGGTCAGGGCGGTGTACAGAGTCCTCAAAAACTGCCCCACGGCGGCTCTGAAGCAGAAAGCCAAGCGTCTGCTGTCAGAATGGAAAGCGCTGTATAAGGATACTCTCTGCAAGCCAGAGGGCAGCCCTAAACGATTTCCTCTGGGTGGAAGTCAAGAAGAAAATCGAGGACTTCCTTCTGACCCAAATCAGGAGGAGGAGGTACGGGGTGGCTCCAGGTATAATTCTCTGTTCACATCCCAAGATGTGGCGGGAGCTGTTGAAACAATCGTGCCGGAAGATAGCTGTGGCGGAGCAGATCCTAAGGCAGTGCCTCTGAGCACCCGGGACCCTCAATCCACCAACCTGGCAGCGAGTGGGCAGCCGGACCCCATAGTGCCCGTGAGAGCCAGATGCACAGAGCTGCTGTACGAAGCTCTAACTGCCTCCTCCCCAGGCCAGCCCAGAGCCCACCTGTGGCCCAACTTGGCACAAGAAATCGAAGCACACGTTTTTGCCCTTCACCCCAAGAACCtccaaaaatacaaaacatgCATCCGCAGCAAAGTGGCCAATCTAAGGAACCCCCGCAATTCTCACTTACAGCAGAACTTGCTCTCTGGGACCATGTCTCCGAGGGAATTTGCTGAAATGACCGCCATGGAGATGGCCAGCCAGGAACTGAAGCAGTTGAGGGCCTCCTACACGAAATCTGCCTTACGGGAACATTACCTGCCCCAAGTGGTGGAGGGCACGCCGACGAGGAAAATAAAGTGTGAGCGCTGTGAGAAATTCAACTGCCAGGTCACTGTGATCCCCAGAGGGACACTCTTCCTTCCAAGTTGGGTGCGGAATCCAGGCCCAGATGAAGAAATGATGACCTATGTCATCTGCAATGAATGTGGGGAGCAGTGGTATCATAGCAAGTGGGTGTGCTTATGa